From Anaerobiospirillum thomasii:
AGTGTAGCCCTTAACATCATAGCTTACGTCATTGAGGTTCTGAGCCTTAACATCGGCAACTACACCGGCGATCTGGTTGACACCGTCATCTGACAGCTTAGAACCGTCAAATGGGAATAAGGCGCCTGCATCTAATGAGTAGTTATACTGCTGTGGAGCTGGAGCTGGTTTTGCAACTGGAGCAGGAGCAGGAGCAGGAGCTGGAGCTGGACGACCGAAGGTGTACTGCAGACCAACATAGGCATAACCTAAATCAGACTCAATTTCAGCACCCTTTGAATCAGCCTCAAACTGAACAGCACCAAATACGTGATCGTAACCTGCACGCAGACCTAAACCATTGTCAAATACGTACTGAACGCCAGCACCGACAACTGGTCTCCAGTTGTTGCTGTGATCGCCGTTATAGTTGGCCTGAGCGTACATACCACCAGCTTTAAAGAAGACATCAGAACCAGTCTCTGAAAGTGGGTAAGCCAGTCTTAAGGCAAACTGTGGGCCGCGAACTGACAGGTTATGATCCTTCTTTGCAGCCTTATCGGTAGCCTCAAAACCACCTAAGTACTGATAGGCAGTCTCAACACCAATCCATGATGTAAAGTCATAACCAAAATAGGCGCCTACGGCATAACCGCTCTTATCGCTTATTTTGGCATACTCATTTGAACCGGCCTCTAAGAATGAGAAACCACCAAGAACACCTACTGAAGCTGTTTGTGGAACTGCAGCATAGGCACATGACATTGAACCAACAGCTAATGCTACTGAAAGTGCTAATAAATTCTTTTTCATAATAATTATCCTTTGCCTATTTAGGCTAAATTTAATGTAATAATTCTATAATACTTTACATTTTTATGCCATATGTCAGTTTAGCAAATTATATATTTAAATCAAGATAAAGCCCATAAACACGCACAATCTATTATGTCATACTCTTGAACCTTAATATGACATTTTAAATATGAAGTATATAACCCCTCAAAATAATAAAAGGGCGCATATAATTATGCCCCCTTCTACACTTTATTTTGCTGATTGTAAATTTTATTACAATAAAACTTTTGCCTTTCTTATAAATATTGATTATAAGCAGGCCTTGGCTGCCTCTAAAGCTGCATCATAGTTAGGCTCATTGGTGATCTCGCCTACGAGCTCAACGTACGCAACCTTGCCTTCCTTATCAACAACGATAACGGCACGGGTCAGTAAACCGCGTAATACAGTGTCAGCGATCTCAAGACCATAAGCCTCACCAAAGTTTGAGTCATTTCTGAAGTCTGACAGGGTAACAACATTCTCAATACCCTCAGCCTGGCAGAATCTTGATGAAGCAAATGGAAGATCCTTAGATATGCACAGAACCTCAGCACCTAAACCAGCTGCTTTCTGATTGAAGGCTCTTGCAGATGCCTGGCATACTGGGGTGTCAAGGCTTGGAACAACTGATAAAACTAATACTTTTCCTTTGTTGGCGGCTAATTCGTAGTCGCTCAGGTCGCCCTTGCACATTACAAAGTTAGGTGCAACGTCGCCAACCTTAACAAGTGAGCCCTTAACATTTACCGCTGCCTGCTGAAAAGTAACTTGAGTCATTTAAAATTTCTCCTAAATAAATTTTGCGTTTTCTTTATTATACATTCGTCAATTTTTTAAGGTGCCTATTTTATTTCATTCAATAAATTTT
This genomic window contains:
- a CDS encoding OmpA family protein, which gives rise to MKKNLLALSVALAVGSMSCAYAAVPQTASVGVLGGFSFLEAGSNEYAKISDKSGYAVGAYFGYDFTSWIGVETAYQYLGGFEATDKAAKKDHNLSVRGPQFALRLAYPLSETGSDVFFKAGGMYAQANYNGDHSNNWRPVVGAGVQYVFDNGLGLRAGYDHVFGAVQFEADSKGAEIESDLGYAYVGLQYTFGRPAPAPAPAPAPVAKPAPAPQQYNYSLDAGALFPFDGSKLSDDGVNQIAGVVADVKAQNLNDVSYDVKGYTDRIGNEQYNLKLSEKRAQAVTDALIANGVEASKVTSAGYGEADPVTGDKCDGLSRAKLIECLGPDRRVEIVVQGEGTK
- the tpx gene encoding thiol peroxidase; its protein translation is MTQVTFQQAAVNVKGSLVKVGDVAPNFVMCKGDLSDYELAANKGKVLVLSVVPSLDTPVCQASARAFNQKAAGLGAEVLCISKDLPFASSRFCQAEGIENVVTLSDFRNDSNFGEAYGLEIADTVLRGLLTRAVIVVDKEGKVAYVELVGEITNEPNYDAALEAAKACL